A window of the Cystobacter fuscus genome harbors these coding sequences:
- a CDS encoding ribbon-helix-helix domain-containing protein: MQDASASPMSPEATPASADSNGSDASESVVSTHVLVPIEQVHKLRELARRTRIHQSEYLREAVEDLLAKYERPKEGGTP; the protein is encoded by the coding sequence ATGCAGGATGCCAGCGCCAGCCCGATGAGCCCCGAGGCCACCCCGGCTTCGGCCGATTCGAACGGTTCCGACGCCTCGGAGTCCGTGGTTTCCACCCACGTGCTCGTCCCCATCGAACAGGTCCACAAGCTGCGTGAACTCGCCCGCCGCACCCGTATCCACCAGAGCGAGTACCTGCGCGAGGCCGTGGAGGATCTGCTCGCCAAGTACGAGCGCCCCAAGGAAGGAGGCACTCCGTGA
- a CDS encoding TMEM165/GDT1 family protein encodes MEAIIGSFILVAASEMGDKTQLLAFSLASRFRKPWVVIAGIFVSTLANHALAAAVGDLVSSYVPPRVMAGILAVLFIAFGLWTLKPDTIEDEESKARFGPFLTTVVLFFLAEMGDKTQLATVVMAARYQSLTLVTAGTTLGMMAANVPAVFLGDKLAAKVQMKWVRWTAATLFFLFGITSLVAAVRGV; translated from the coding sequence ATGGAAGCGATTATCGGTTCGTTCATCCTCGTGGCCGCCAGTGAGATGGGGGACAAGACCCAACTGCTGGCCTTCTCGTTGGCGTCACGCTTCCGCAAGCCGTGGGTGGTGATTGCCGGAATCTTCGTGTCCACACTGGCCAACCACGCCCTGGCGGCGGCGGTGGGAGATCTCGTGTCCTCATATGTCCCGCCGCGGGTGATGGCGGGCATCCTGGCGGTGCTCTTCATCGCCTTCGGTCTGTGGACGCTCAAGCCCGACACGATCGAGGACGAGGAGAGCAAGGCGCGCTTCGGCCCCTTCCTGACGACCGTGGTGCTCTTCTTCCTGGCGGAGATGGGGGACAAGACGCAGCTGGCCACGGTGGTGATGGCGGCGCGCTACCAGTCGCTGACGCTGGTGACGGCGGGCACCACGCTGGGGATGATGGCCGCCAATGTTCCGGCGGTGTTCCTCGGCGACAAGCTGGCGGCCAAGGTGCAGATGAAGTGGGTGCGCTGGACGGCCGCCACGCTCTTCTTCCTCTTCGGCATCACCTCGCTGGTGGCCGCGGTGCGGGGGGTCTGA
- a CDS encoding dienelactone hydrolase family protein: MKRVLGVMVGLLALTATAKPVQKPVVYELEGTKFEGVLVYDDSVKTPRPGLVLVPNWLGINEPNVKQAVQVAGKQYIIFVTDLYGQGVRPKNTDEAAKAAGAVKGDRNLMRARVNKALDVLRTEGKAVKLDAKKLGAIGFCLGGTTVLELARSGAPVAGVVSFHGGLDAPLPAAEGTITAKVLALHGAEDPFVPPAEVKGFEEEMRKAKADWELVSYGGAVHSFTDLDANAPGQFQYDAKVARRAYLAMNNFFAEAFGGK; encoded by the coding sequence ATGAAGCGAGTGCTGGGTGTAATGGTCGGCCTGCTGGCGCTGACGGCGACGGCCAAGCCCGTGCAGAAGCCGGTGGTGTATGAGCTGGAGGGAACGAAGTTCGAGGGCGTGCTCGTCTACGACGACTCCGTGAAGACCCCCCGTCCGGGGCTGGTGCTGGTTCCCAACTGGTTGGGCATCAACGAGCCCAACGTGAAGCAGGCGGTCCAGGTGGCCGGTAAGCAGTACATCATCTTCGTCACCGACCTGTACGGCCAGGGCGTGCGTCCCAAGAACACCGACGAGGCGGCCAAGGCCGCCGGCGCGGTGAAGGGCGACCGCAACCTCATGCGCGCGCGTGTGAACAAGGCCCTGGACGTGCTGCGCACCGAGGGCAAGGCGGTGAAGCTCGACGCGAAGAAGCTGGGCGCCATCGGCTTCTGCCTGGGCGGCACCACGGTGCTGGAGCTGGCGCGCAGCGGCGCTCCCGTCGCCGGTGTGGTGTCCTTCCATGGCGGTCTGGACGCGCCTCTTCCCGCCGCCGAGGGCACCATCACCGCCAAGGTGCTCGCACTGCACGGGGCCGAGGATCCCTTCGTTCCCCCCGCCGAGGTGAAGGGCTTCGAGGAGGAGATGCGCAAGGCCAAGGCCGACTGGGAGCTGGTGTCCTACGGCGGCGCGGTGCACAGCTTCACCGACCTGGACGCCAACGCCCCGGGTCAGTTCCAGTACGACGCCAAGGTGGCCAGGCGCGCCTACCTCGCGATGAACAACTTCTTCGCCGAGGCCTTCGGCGGGAAGTAG
- a CDS encoding Dyp-type peroxidase: MSDVADTPLELDDIQSGTLRPRPSPYAATYILLRIDDCGAGRKLMDRLSTAVVSAGNPRDPAADTWLSVALTFHGLKALGVPQASLDSFSWEFKQGMAARAKALGDTGESSPENWEKPLGTPDVHVVLVALAPDTRRLEAALARARETFEALDGVEAIWRQDCHALPTEREPFGFRDGISHPAIEGSGIPGTNSRESPLKAGEFVLGYPDEMGGLPPMPQPEILGRNGTYVAFRKLHQRVAAFRRYLRANSSSPEDEELLAARLMGRWRSGAPLALCPFHDAPELGADPRRNNDFLYRQEDPTGYMTPPGCHIRRANPRDASVAGVVRLHRMIRRGTAYGPALPEGVIEDDGADRGLMFAFIGAHLGRQFEFVQSEWINSGDFLGLGTTRDPIVGASDGAGSFSIPRRPIPRRLQGLPRFVVTRGGEYGFMPGLRALRWLADLRT; encoded by the coding sequence ATGAGCGACGTCGCGGACACACCTCTCGAGCTGGATGACATCCAGAGCGGAACCCTCCGCCCTCGGCCCTCTCCGTATGCGGCGACCTACATCCTGCTCCGGATCGACGACTGCGGGGCGGGGCGCAAGCTGATGGATCGGCTGAGCACCGCGGTGGTCTCGGCGGGCAACCCGCGTGACCCGGCGGCGGATACCTGGCTGAGCGTCGCGCTCACGTTCCACGGATTGAAGGCCCTGGGTGTCCCACAGGCTTCGCTCGACAGCTTCTCATGGGAGTTCAAGCAGGGGATGGCCGCGCGCGCCAAGGCGCTGGGAGACACGGGCGAGAGCAGTCCCGAGAACTGGGAGAAGCCACTCGGGACGCCAGACGTCCACGTCGTGCTCGTGGCCCTCGCGCCGGACACGCGGCGGTTGGAAGCGGCGCTCGCGCGCGCGCGCGAGACGTTCGAGGCGTTGGATGGAGTCGAGGCGATCTGGCGCCAGGACTGCCATGCACTGCCCACCGAGCGGGAGCCCTTCGGGTTCCGGGATGGCATCAGCCACCCCGCCATCGAGGGGAGCGGCATCCCCGGGACCAACTCCCGGGAGAGTCCGTTGAAGGCCGGTGAGTTCGTCCTCGGCTACCCCGACGAGATGGGTGGCCTCCCGCCGATGCCCCAGCCCGAGATCCTGGGGCGCAACGGGACGTACGTCGCCTTCCGCAAGCTGCATCAGCGCGTGGCGGCGTTCCGTCGATACCTGCGAGCGAACTCCTCCAGCCCCGAGGATGAGGAGCTCCTCGCGGCCAGGCTGATGGGGCGCTGGCGCAGCGGCGCCCCCCTGGCGCTCTGTCCGTTCCATGACGCCCCCGAGCTGGGTGCCGACCCTCGACGCAACAATGACTTCCTCTACCGGCAGGAGGACCCGACGGGATACATGACTCCTCCCGGATGTCATATCCGGCGGGCGAATCCGCGAGACGCTTCCGTGGCGGGCGTCGTCCGCTTGCACCGGATGATCCGCCGCGGAACCGCCTACGGCCCGGCGCTCCCGGAAGGTGTCATCGAGGACGATGGCGCCGACCGGGGACTGATGTTCGCCTTCATCGGGGCTCATCTGGGCCGGCAGTTCGAGTTCGTCCAGTCGGAGTGGATCAACAGCGGTGATTTCCTCGGACTGGGGACCACCAGGGATCCCATTGTCGGGGCCAGCGACGGTGCTGGCTCCTTCTCCATTCCGCGCCGGCCGATTCCGAGGCGCCTCCAGGGCCTGCCGCGGTTCGTCGTCACCCGGGGCGGTGAGTACGGCTTCATGCCCGGATTGCGCGCCCTGCGCTGGCTCGCCGACCTTCGGACATGA